One Leptodactylus fuscus isolate aLepFus1 chromosome 11, aLepFus1.hap2, whole genome shotgun sequence genomic window, CTGCAGACACGACTGGCTCCtgtctatatgggggggggggatttacatacagattACAAACGAATCGTATAAGATTCTGCTCCTGTCATCATGGACTCCCTCTTCACCGGATAGTGGGACAGGTACAGGAGGAGCCGGGGCTGCAATGTCCACCTGCTGCCACTAGAAGGCGGTATTGTACTGGTTATTGTATTTAGCTCACTTGTATAGCGTCATCCTATGCTATAGCGCTGTTACAGACATTGTAGTGAATTGTATTGGGGCGGGTGGATGGATGGGTGTGAGGATTGGGGCAGGCGGGTGTGAGGATTGGGGCGGGTGGATGGATGGGTGAGGATTGGGGCAGGTGGATGGGTGTGAGGATTGGGGCGGGCGGGTGTGAGGATTGGGGTGGACGGATGGATGGGTGTGAGGATTGGGGCAGGTGGATGGATGGGTGTGAGGATTGGGGCAGGTGGATGGGTGTGAGGATTGGGGTGGACGGATGGATGGGTGTGAGGATTGGGGCAGGTGGATGGATGGGTGTGAGGATTGGGGCGGGCGGGTGTGAGGATTGGGGCAGACGGATGGATGGGTGTGAGGATTGGGGCAGGTGGATGGATGGGTGTGAGGATTGGGACGGATGGATGGGTGTGAGGATTAGGGCGAGCGGGTGTGCGGGTCTCTTCTGCTGATGATTTCCTCTCCCCATATATGAAATATTTTATGGAATAAACCTGCACCCGCTCAATGTCCAGTGTCGACCTCCGGCCTGTAGGTGGCGCCTGCTGCAATCACTGAGCAAATTAATAAAAAACACAACgcagaatttcttttttttctcaaaattCAATACTCACTCccatccaaataaaaaaaaaataatacaagtgTCATGTAACACAGTCATGTGCAATGTAACTCAGAGAAGGGGGGTGGAGAGAACGTCGCCGAAACCCATAAAACAGTAAGAATCTACAATAAAATAACATGTCCTTCACCTCGGCTGCGGCCATCTCATCGGGGGTCCATGCAGACGTGAGAGGTCCGTACGATAGGACAGAGCAGAAggggaacagaaaaaaaataaagagactttaaaaacataaaagggaTCAGTCAGAAGTCTATGGGCGGCTGCGAGGTGGACGCGGCGTGGAATGAGAGCTGGacacaggggaggggggggggggtcaggcttCGGTTTTTCCAGAGAAACGACTTTGAAATGGGACAATTACTAGCTAAAAGGAATACTATTCACTGGATGTCGCCTTCTTCATAGACACGGATATAGCGCCCCCTAGAGCCGGCGTCTGCAAACTGGTTTCAGAAATCAGAAAAAGTAGGAAGTTTTATCCAATGTGGTTGAGGATCTCGAGTCAGTCCTGGCGTGAACCAAAACAAATGTCACTTTTCGGTAACGTCTCAGGGGGCCCCTCCGTATCTACCGGGCTGGTCGTACCCGCCGCTGCCGCCGCCTGCTCCGTAGTTCCACTGGCTCCACTGACCTTGGCCCTGGGGTTGGCCAGGATTTGCATTCGGCGGTGCCTGTCCATGGCCTTGATACTGGTTCCACTGCTGACTGCCATACTGGGGAAATAGGAGAAGAATTACTAAGAGAAATCATCGACAGCGAAATGCCTATAACCGGGCGCCAAGAACTGAACAGGCCCCTCCCCCTCTAATTGCTGAAAGGGGATTCTATCAGAGGCCACCTCTTCACTGCGTCACCGGTCACATCTTCATCCTAAAGCACCGACTGCGAgtttgtcggccattttcctgtggctgagcgggctctcgtgtaagaggccacaggaaaatggccgacaaatACGCGCAGTCTTTAGGATGAAGATGTGGCCGgcggaagaagatggagagtttttggacagtTCAGGGGACgcctcctgtgctgtctgaaaactcatttacatatggaagaaagaataaAATTTGCAGGAACAGCAAcgcagatcagaaaaagaacGGTAAGAGAAGGAtcgactttcttaaggctattcagacgtattcttagttaaagggattctaatgataggatccctttaagtctacaaTGAAGTGGGTTTATATCAGGTGcacatggatccagtaggtggcgctttaTCTCTGTGGTCTGGCACGTTCCGCCCACTAGTCCGTCACACAAACACGCCCAGAGCTGCAGCGTTTTCGGGTGTTGAATTACAGACTAACCCCTCCTTCTACCCTCGCCCACCTGGTGTGACATGGATATAGCAAATGGGACCTCATACTGACAGGAGGCAGCGCCGCCTACTGGTGACCACACAGAACTTCACTGTCTATTGGTACTGTGTCATTTTTAAAATAGGCCTATCCTGCAAGTTTCACTCTGACCTTTAAACCTAATAATAGATACTTGTCAATTTTAAAGAGATTTTCTTTTCAGCAGTCGCTTCAATTACATTCCAGACAGGATAAAGCACATCTATAGATGGCACCACTGGGCCGTCGTTACATCACTgctgactgtagatgatgtcatagcttagctcctccccctccctgcacagtctcatagacctcaatgagtgggCTCCaggctattgctgcctatggtcattattatgctgtaaagcagatcactaaatgcagttagtagaggagaagctcagacaagatggccgcccccataaccctgtgcagaaaatagaattaaaaaaaaaataaaaaaaataaaaccatctCCCACCCATGTACTCACCGGTTGCTGGTACTGCTGCCCATAGCTGCCCTGACTATATGAGGACTGCGAGGCGGCGGTGCCCTGGGGCTGGTTATATCCTGGGGTGTAGCTTTGTGCTCCACCGCTGTAGCTTTGGCTGCTGTTATTGTAGCCCTGACCGCTGTAGCCACTTCCTGCAGCACCTTGGCTGTAGCCTCCACTTCCCTGGCTGTAGCCACTGCTGCTTCCAGAACCTTGGCTATATCCGCCACCCCCACTGCCGGCTTGGTTGTAGCCACCGGGGCCTCCCTGGCTGTAGCTGCTGCCACTCCCTCCTCCTTGGCTATAGCTACTGCCACTTCCTCCGCCCTGGTTGAATCCAGcactacctcctcctcctcctccataatGTCCGCCACTTCCTGAGCCATAGCTTCCTCCCTGGCCATATCCTCCAGGACTGCCGTAGCCTCCTTGTCCAAAGTTTGACTGTAAAGAACATAAAAAGACCATGAAGGAGAGACACTGGCTGCACAACATCACAGCAACGTATCCTGGCAGAGATAGACTAAGCATACCGAGCCTTGGCCATAGCTACTGGGGGCGCCATGAGAGGAGGGATTTGATGCTGCACTGCCACCGCCATACCCGCCACCTCGGCCGCCCGCAGGACTGTAGCTGTGTGCTTGACTATCAGGACCAAAGCCGCTCCGATGTTCTGAGCCGTTATCCTGCGAGCTGCCAGACCACCGACTTTGGGAATTGTTTCCTCCTCGGTTGAAAGCTGCCAAATGGACAAAAAGGTCAAAGAAAATTATAGCCACCACCATACACAAGACACAGATCCTGTATTCAAGCAGGTCAGGATTCTCCTAGACTTCACAGTCTTCCTGTTAGGGGACCTGGTACCTTTTCATTCTTCTCCTTCCTCCCAATTCACAGTAAGCCGTTATTGTCAGCCAAGTTACAATGGAGCTGCAGCCCGGTCATGGCCACTGACTCTACAAGTCCGATAGCTTACGTTTCATTTCCCATCTATCCCATCATTCTATTCAGAGGACAGGGAATTGGTGTGTGATTGATGGGGAACCCCGAGACCAGCAGAATGGGGGCCTACAAGTTCTACCGAGTGGCCCATGTGAATGTAGCGCAGGTGCACATCCTCTGGCACTGGCGATATTATATACCGCCAGCAAGCTGACAGTGCTGAATTCACCGATATAAAAACCACCCCACACTTCTGAACTTACAGCAATACTTACCCCCTCCACCTCCCGGACCGCCACCTCTGCTGAATCCACCTCCAGAGCTTCCACCTCGTCCCTGAAACCCTCCTCTGTTTCCTCCCGGCCCACCAGGAGGGCCCCTGTTATCAAATCGCTGAAAGTCACTGCGTTGTGCTTCTCCTCGGCCAACTCCTCCACCGCCAGGGGGTCCTCCGCCACGACCTCGGAATTTCTTTTCTGGGGGTTGCGCTGCCTTCTTCCCCTCCTCATTATACTGGCGGATCAGCGCTTCTGCCTCCTCCTTCTGGAGCTCAATGAAGATCACCTCCTCGAGGAAGTCTCCTGGTTCTGGCAGACTGAAGTTTGCTGCGGAGAGACGGGAGCAAACATTGCCGTAAGGTTATATTACTTCACGGGGTTGGTGCCTTATCCATGTGATAGGCAAGTGTATGATCACTGGGGCTACCGGTAATCATGGCAATGGGCTCCCCCAGTCACCAGTGTGAATAAAGCCATAACACACGTGACCAcccaccattcacttctatgggactcggGCATGGAATGGAAAAGTACTGAATAGGgatcgaaaaataaccaaaagctaagatccgctccattaaagggattctaccattaaaacctctatttttttttatgcgtggataagacgtcggaatagcggtttttaccggtatgtaaattagttctctggcagcaatgggggcgggccccagcgctgaaaatgcaatgggggtgtcccccctgctgctcgagaacacgatcctgcgacgcctctatcttcggctggatcctcccgttctctgtcatcttcctcctgcgtcacgtccgacgcctgtgcagttagctctgccagtgagacaccagtagagccgactgcacatgccgaccggcggccatttttgggaggccgctcctgcactgaactacaagagcggcctcccaaaaatggccgccggccggcatgcacagttggctctactagtgtctcactggcagaggcgaggcaggaggaagacgacgaaagaaggggaggatccagctgaagatagaggcgtcgcaggattgtgttctcgagcagcagtggggacgcccccatcactgccagagaactaattgacataccggtaaaaactggtattggaacggcgcggtggagatcacatctaaaggtaagagacaaatagcctttctaaaggctattccgacgtcttatccacaaaaaaaaaagttttaatggtagaatccctttaatcactaTGAACCCATTCACATGGATTATTTCATCCCGTCTCACACCGTCACTAGCTAACGTATATGTCATTCACTGTACCCTAGCCAGTCAGGATTGCTGAAATGTGAATGACCAAGATCAAATTTCAGTGCAATGGCGTGCCATATAAACATGGCGTGTGGTATGCAAAAAGGGGAGTGCCCTAAAATAATTGCAATAAACCTTTGAACAGAGTAGGGGGCACAGACAATAATGTCGTAGCTCAGACATTCACCTTTCATTTCTAACACAGCATGGTCGGGGACGTCCTTTCCTTCCTCATCGGTGCGCTTTACAATACGGTCCCGGAGATCGTCATCCGTGGGGCAGATGATAACGGCCTTCCGGCGAAAACCTTCAAATGGCCGCATCTTCCTCCGCTGGGCTGTCGCATAGACATTCGTCTGAGGAAGTAAGAAGAGAGAAGCCGACGTCACCACCATAGCTCATAGACGTTCAGTATAATCCCCGCAGGCCGGATCTCTCTGTCACCTGATCTAGGATGTAGTTTCGCTTCCTCCGCGCCGCTATCTGGATAAGCTGATTTAAACACTTTGTGGCTTGCTGAATGAGGACGTCCCAACGCCCGGCATAGTTTCGCTGCCGCCGAAGACCCATTACCTGCAAATTTATGATCCTAATGAATCTATGAGCTCATATCAAGAAACAATATGGAAAAACAAGCAGCGGAGGCCTCGGCGATCTTACCCTCATCTTCTCCATGATGGCATTGGTTCCCAGGATGTTATATTTCTTCCCTGGGTTTCCGGCCGAGTGTTTCATTGCCCAGGTCGTCTTCCCGGCTCCCGGCAGCCCCACCATCATTAATATCTGAGAAGGATACAGACATAGTCACACTTATGTTCTAGAAGGGGGTtcagaaactggacaatcccaccACTCGCTCACCTCACACTCCGCTTTGTTCTTGGGGGGTTCTGTTCCTCGTATTTTTTCGAAGTGGGGTACGTGCTGTATGAATGTAAACCCCGGCGGGCAGCTGCAGAACGGCTCCGATCTTTGGCCGAAATTAAACTCCACACAGCAGTTCTTTACTAAAATGTGAGGGAAGAAGGCCTGATTCCCCACCGCGCCCCTGCTGACCCGGAAGGCAGTACCCAAATAGCGCCCATTCTTGGAGAAGGAGAGCTCGATGTCACCGCGCGCTTCAAAGTCCTGCAAAAATAGAGAGATTGTATCAGAAATTTTTCTTTATTACAACCAGATGGTgaaatcactttttatttttgtcatttttttttttttaattctatttcttatacatgattatgggggcggccatcttctaTTCTAATTCAGATCCCAGGGTTCCATGCATTTAGCAATGGCCGTGATCTCAGTGGtctctgattgcgggcattagctttgggtCTGCAGCAGAGCGGTATGGCGGgtgccaggaaggggttaagtacaGAAAAGACAAGCACCAGGCTGTATAGAAAGCTGGATGAAGCTCTAACCAACATACAATAAAGCAGCCGATGACGTCATTCTCCGCAAAGGTCTCCCCATAGTTTTCAAACTTGCTGTTTGAGGATTTCTTCGCCGTCCCTCCATAGCCATAAGAAAACATTTCCTCTCCTGTAAAAATAGAATAGAGAAGTTTAATGCCGGGCCCGAGGGGCAAACGCACAACCTTCCAGGCCCAGCACTCGGCATAACACAGGGTCAGTTTTGCATAGCGTGCTCCTTCACAGGGAGTTACGTCAATCCATAGGCGAGGTCATAACGCACTGATCAGGGCAACGACCAACCTGACAAAATCCAAAGCCTCTCCTCGGATGATCCCTTACCTAGCTGAGTACTGCAACTATCCAGGGACCAACCCACGCGCACAACATGTGGATCTGGTTCGCTAGCTGGGAGATGTCCTACAGCGATTTCTTCCTTGATCTGGAGAGAGCAGAGAACACTATGATGATAAATGTAATAGCTCAGCCTGAGACAAGCAGAGACTTGGGGGGGGAAATTTTACCAACTTGTCTCACCTTTATCTCAAAGCAAACCCGGCCCCTGTTCACCCCGTGAGTGGCGCGAGCTCCAGACCAGAGATAAGCGAATCCCTCCATGGTGAGGGGGAAACCTACAGTGCGATCTTTGCTTAGCTTGAAGTGCAGGTCGCTGTTATCTGGGGAAAAAAAGAGACTGTGATATAGATGGACAAGTACCATCAATATAGAAGAGGAAAGTGAACCAGAGAACCACCAATCTGTTCCCTTAAAGGCAGTCTACCACCTCCGCCATCAATCACAGACCCATCCTGGCAGTCTAACTACACGCCCTTGTGCCCTGTATACAGCATCGCATTTGTTCTGTCCTGTAATTTGGAATGACAGATCAGACACCAAGCTGTTTACAATGGACTGCTATGTAAAATCTGGAATGTAAGGTCATTACTGCCAAGTGTGACTCACAAAGGTGCAGACCtcgacatgcatgctcagctgacTTCTATAGTGAGATAATAGCCACAGTAATGTCCTGCATTATAGAAATATGACCTGCATCCggaacatggtcatgtgaatgaggcctaaggaaACAGCTGTGAAGGGAAAAAGCTAAAGCTATGAAATCTGGAGCAGGTTACACTAGATCACGTCTGCTCACGGCTTTAACCTTCCCAGATTTCAGACCCCTGTGTTTAGAAGTAGGagtagtgtataatatatatatatatatatatatatacacacacacacgactaGGGAGGATCCAACTCATCCTATTACTTACAGTTATCCAGGACGACAAAGCTCTCATCAAACACATCGTCTTCATCGTCAGCACCGCGACCCTGCGGGGACCTCCCTCTACAGAACAGACATTTACATCAGCACTAGCACAGTTGGGTTACAGATTGCTTTCCCCACTAATACTTATCCCCTTGTTGAAAGGGAACACAAGAATGAGGTTCCTGAGACCCCCCGTGTGTACCCTGTGACCACCACtcccattcactactatgggacGGACAGATTGCCAAGTGCAGCTCAGTCATTGATATgggagtgaatggagtggtggtcacacTACGAGCCAGGGGGCCAAACCACCACCACAAATGGAGGACAGCCATGGTCAGCAGTAAAGACCCTCTTATTTATTTTGATGCCACAGCCCTGCATTCATACAAGGGACTCAGGAACCCCCATCCTTGTTATCTCCGGGAGCCCAAACAAATAAAACGCCAGTGACCAGACATTTATGGAAAGATATGAAATAGCAGCTGGACGGGGAGAGCGATCACTGAAGCTCCAAATACTGAGACGTCGAGTGATCACAAGGATGGGGGTCGCCGAGGTCCTTGTGTGAATGAAGCAGAAGGGTACGTGTGTGACCACtactccactcacttccatgagCATACAGAGCTGTAGTTGTCAACTTCCAACACTCTGATGGAAGCAAATGCAGcagtggtggtcacacatgcacacttgTGACTTAGTCTCAGAAGGGACTCAGGGACCCCCACCTTGGAGACCAGAGGAGCCCCAATGGTTGCACCTCCAGCGATCAGACATCCCAGTGCAGTCATATTACCGTGAGTAACGACTGCATCAATAATGGGCGCTGGTCCATACCAACAACAATCGATGCAAACAGGGGGCTCTGACATTGTAGCTCAAGACAATCCGGCTGCACAACACCTAGCTCGAGACTGATAGTTCTCACAGACACTGGACTAGGCCATGTACCTCTTGTCTTCTCGATGCTCGTAGAAGCCTTTGCCTCGGTCTTCATATGTTCTTTTACGATTCTGGAAGGACGGAGGGGGGGCTCCGGCATTGGGGCCTCTGTGACCTGGATCAGGCTCCTCCTGCTTAAACTCAGTCTTTAGACCTGTGGAAAGGACACAAGTCTTAAAAACTGTGATGGAAAAATGAAGACAGTGTCTTATCTCTGCCGAGTGGTGACCCTATAATGTGCCGCCCACGTGCCAGTTATTCCCTGCCCCTCATAGCCTGCAGCGATGACATGTTACCCTGGACATGAGACTGCTGCAGTCAATCAATGGCCACAACGGTCACTGCGGCAGCGCTCACATGTCCGGGGTTAACCACAATGCAGAGATCGGTGCTGGCCGTGACGCACCAGGGCAGGGAGTGGCAGGAAAGGTAAATGGCACGTCTATATTATTCTAGGCCAAGCATGCATTAGGGTTGCACAAGGCATacaatttttaaccccttcctgacatctgtcgTACTAGTATGGTgcatgctgggtgtttaactatggtggccgcccgggagccaggcagctgccatagccgccgggtgtctactgttttatacaataGACAATCAGCGCTAATGCCCCCGGTCAGTGCCCACACCAATCGGGTGCATTAacgttcctcacattaaccccattgTCTCCAATGGGAGAACATATGGGGTCACTTTCATCGTGTTATTGTGAGGCCCAGGGGGTAGTTTGTTTAGGACCTACATGTACAGAAGCAATTTATGAAGGAGATGGCGGAGTCAGAGGAGGAGAGTTGATGTGTTGGGGTTCAGCTTGTTGGACCCCGAGGATTGAAGACGGATATCCTGATCTATAAAACCATCAGGTCTCTTCCAGAATAAATCCTGACTTGTCTATCAGAAGGTGAAGTGATTTTAGCCTTCAGTTCTTTACCCATATTATGCAGCGGCGCGGGTTCCATAGGTCGCCGATCATAAAATGTGTCTCGTTCCTGTTTAATAGGCTCCTGTCTGTGAGGTGGGGGGAAACCTCCGCCAGGGGGGCCAAAGTGATCCGGCCCATGGTGCCCGAAATCTGTAACAAGAGAAAACACACATTACATTGGTTCCTGTACATGGTCTATCACCACAGTTACTTAAAGGAATAGTCCAGGACTTCACTGAGATTACCTACACGTAGGACGGATTATCAATGCAGGATCAGGGGAAGCCAGAATCCCCGCACCTGCACTGATCAGCCAGATAAAGGGGCCATCGCCTCTTCATTGTACCATGCAGATCACTGCAGGTCATACAGCAGCAGCTCAATGACAATCCCCGAATGTGACCGAGCTGCAAAATGATCACGTGTGGACAGACACCAGCAAaaaccaggggccacacggtggctcagtggttagcacagtagccttgcagcgctggagtcctggtgttcaaatcccgccaagggcataaaaccatctgcaaggagtttgtatgttctccccgtgtctgcatggatttccatcccatatttaaaaaaaaaacaacaacatactgatagggaaaatgtacattgtgagctctatgtgggactcaaaaaaaaaaaaaaagaaagaaaccagCAGGAACTCTCAGTGCCTGCCCAAGCCCTGTGACCCCTTAACCAGCAGATGGGTGGACATAGGACCCCCAATATTTTGTATACATGACACATGCGTCTGGTCTGCAGTGATATATGCTGAGAAATCATGCTTTTACATGGCCGCCCAGTGATATACCACACAGGAAAATGTGCACAAGGCCTCTCTTTGGTAAGAACTGTGGCCAGTTCCAGGGTCCTTGTCCAGGTAAGTCCCATTCAAGCAAATAGGACTGATCTGCACTGCCAGGCATGGCCACTAGGCAATGTGCGGCGCTACACAAAGTGCAGTTCCTGTCAGGGTGCCGGGTGTCATCTACCACTACAAGCCGGATAGTCATGTGCTCGGTGCACCCTTGTACAGTGACCGTGCTccgtatagtaagtcagtgcacTCACATGAAAGGAAGTGAATCAGGTCACGTGACCAGCGGACATGACATCACACGGCCCGGGTCACCCATATCAAACAAGGGATCCCGGGTGTCAGATCCTCAATGGATTACCTTAAAGGGGTCcccatgtacataactatttttaaatttgcagataattaaaaattaaacatttttacaaatacaagtaattaaacattctgcagagttctaaagattttctctaattaccttgtggtcacagtctgttgtgttgatcggttgccatcggatatgatgtccttattgtggccgggatatcttctcatacatggagtgtcgctgcctgataacccggctacaataaggaaatcatagctggttcctgacaagtccccgaccttagaaaggttctgcattagtggtcatatccattggcaaccaatcaatataacactgtcaccactaagaaagttagagaaaatctttacaacttTGCAGaaattttaactacttatatttgaagaaatgtttaacttttaattatttacaaatatagaTCTGATTATATACACAGGAGACCCCTTTAAGGACGGGCCATTCATTAAAGTCCCACAAATCCCTTTTAGGCCGAGACTGTGGTATATACGCTGCACCTTTACAGCTCCTGCCTAGGGGGATGGGACTCTGGCGAATCCTTCTAGCGAACCCCATCCCCCACACTGTGGAGAGATACGCGCAGCAGACACGcaacgatttccaaaaacatatgAGGCAGGAAGCAGAAAACTGCGCCGGCTACACCATGGACAGGGCCGGCTGCTCCCAGGCGCAGATTGTGTACAGGACGGGCGGCAGTGGCGGCTCTATACAGATGACCGGTCCGGGGGTCGCCCCCCTACTGTCCCGGGATTCATGGCCTGTCCT contains:
- the HNRNPUL1 gene encoding heterogeneous nuclear ribonucleoprotein U-like protein 1, with the protein product MGDHFHRGGYPPGPPRDFRRDGESRYFGHHGPDHFGPPGGGFPPPHRQEPIKQERDTFYDRRPMEPAPLHNMGLKTEFKQEEPDPGHRGPNAGAPPPSFQNRKRTYEDRGKGFYEHREDKRGRSPQGRGADDEDDVFDESFVVLDNYNSDLHFKLSKDRTVGFPLTMEGFAYLWSGARATHGVNRGRVCFEIKIKEEIAVGHLPASEPDPHVVRVGWSLDSCSTQLGEEMFSYGYGGTAKKSSNSKFENYGETFAENDVIGCFIDFEARGDIELSFSKNGRYLGTAFRVSRGAVGNQAFFPHILVKNCCVEFNFGQRSEPFCSCPPGFTFIQHVPHFEKIRGTEPPKNKAECEILMMVGLPGAGKTTWAMKHSAGNPGKKYNILGTNAIMEKMRVMGLRRQRNYAGRWDVLIQQATKCLNQLIQIAARRKRNYILDQTNVYATAQRRKMRPFEGFRRKAVIICPTDDDLRDRIVKRTDEEGKDVPDHAVLEMKANFSLPEPGDFLEEVIFIELQKEEAEALIRQYNEEGKKAAQPPEKKFRGRGGGPPGGGGVGRGEAQRSDFQRFDNRGPPGGPGGNRGGFQGRGGSSGGGFSRGGGPGGGGAFNRGGNNSQSRWSGSSQDNGSEHRSGFGPDSQAHSYSPAGGRGGGYGGGSAASNPSSHGAPSSYGQGSSNFGQGGYGSPGGYGQGGSYGSGSGGHYGGGGGGSAGFNQGGGSGSSYSQGGGSGSSYSQGGPGGYNQAGSGGGGYSQGSGSSSGYSQGSGGYSQGAAGSGYSGQGYNNSSQSYSGGAQSYTPGYNQPQGTAASQSSYSQGSYGQQYQQPYGSQQWNQYQGHGQAPPNANPGQPQGQGQWSQWNYGAGGGSGGYDQPGRYGGAP